From Leptospira venezuelensis, a single genomic window includes:
- a CDS encoding helix-turn-helix domain-containing protein, with the protein MSRIKVFLILTLALGVSTQTYSQGDEKQVGHLRILGSDQAHWKQIDDFSVLLDWGFYPEQIDLRFRIGNLPEESKTEFLIFPWSLLDSVQVCDLKGDCQRAGFIHPVNEWLIPGIFPVFPLRKFLENSSEINIRIQSRNYILSEVRLVSAEELYSISTVYSGIVFSLLALVIVQIAYLINSYVRLRSKWILYQILFSFGIGLTFLFVSGIASRYLFPGFGLPLSLGKKIMIGYLIISGTLWVSHFLKIRQNFKPVWYFYNTVNILTAIMVALSFTKFPRQFVSRSFTIFYLAVTVTAILLSLVATKRKTIQTRWFVFGMFSLLAIEILNIISYKAFFSFDGKSFLFFLAFFVPINIFLTSRSVRTRIRELEYEISLRREELKNFQVDKTSSDISGKKKSQIVGINVDDTLARLNKLLDEDKIYLEEELRISDLAAVLGLSVHQVSELLNQVLNISFPDLLKKYRIEEAKRIILNDPSANILDLAFSVGFQSKSSFYDSFKKYTGLTPQEFKKSASLDSSEETET; encoded by the coding sequence ATGTCTAGAATAAAAGTATTCCTGATTTTGACCTTGGCTTTGGGAGTTTCTACCCAAACCTATTCCCAAGGGGATGAGAAGCAGGTAGGGCACCTGCGTATCCTAGGTTCCGACCAGGCTCATTGGAAGCAGATCGATGATTTTTCAGTATTGCTCGACTGGGGATTTTATCCGGAGCAGATCGATCTGCGTTTCCGGATCGGTAATCTACCGGAGGAATCCAAGACTGAATTCCTGATCTTTCCTTGGAGTCTTTTGGATTCCGTCCAAGTTTGCGACTTAAAGGGAGACTGTCAGCGGGCAGGTTTCATTCATCCGGTCAATGAATGGCTGATCCCAGGGATATTTCCCGTTTTTCCCCTCCGAAAATTCCTGGAAAATAGCTCGGAGATCAATATTAGGATCCAGTCTAGGAATTATATACTCTCAGAAGTTCGATTAGTAAGCGCAGAAGAATTATATTCCATTTCCACAGTTTATTCTGGAATTGTGTTCTCACTTCTGGCACTTGTGATCGTACAGATCGCCTATTTAATCAATTCCTATGTTCGTCTTCGTTCTAAGTGGATTCTATATCAGATCCTGTTTTCATTTGGTATTGGGCTTACATTCTTATTCGTGTCTGGGATAGCCTCCAGATATCTTTTTCCAGGATTCGGTTTACCTCTTTCTTTAGGGAAGAAGATCATGATAGGTTATCTGATCATTTCTGGAACTCTCTGGGTTTCTCATTTTCTAAAGATCAGGCAGAATTTTAAACCGGTATGGTATTTTTATAATACTGTAAATATTCTAACTGCGATCATGGTCGCTTTAAGTTTTACTAAATTTCCTAGACAGTTCGTTTCCCGTTCTTTTACGATTTTCTACCTGGCTGTGACAGTAACAGCAATCCTTCTCAGCTTGGTTGCTACAAAGAGGAAAACGATCCAAACCCGTTGGTTTGTGTTCGGGATGTTCTCTCTACTTGCAATAGAGATATTAAACATCATTTCATATAAGGCATTCTTTTCTTTCGATGGAAAAAGTTTCTTATTCTTTTTAGCATTTTTCGTTCCAATAAACATATTTCTCACTAGTCGCTCTGTTAGGACAAGGATCCGAGAATTAGAATATGAAATTTCTTTAAGAAGAGAAGAACTTAAGAATTTCCAAGTGGATAAGACATCCTCGGACATATCAGGAAAGAAAAAATCTCAAATCGTCGGTATCAATGTAGACGATACACTAGCTCGATTGAACAAACTACTGGATGAAGACAAGATCTATTTAGAAGAAGAATTGAGGATCAGCGATCTTGCTGCGGTTTTAGGTCTATCAGTTCATCAGGTTTCAGAGCTTTTAAACCAAGTGCTGAATATCTCTTTTCCTGACCTGCTTAAAAAATACAGAATAGAGGAGGCTAAGCGGATTATTCTAAATGATCCTTCCGCAAATATACTGGATCTCGCGTTTTCTGTAGGTTTTCAATCCAAGTCTTCCTTCTATGATTCTTTTAAGAAGTATACAGGATTAACTCCGCAGGAATTTAAAAAATCAGCTTCACTCGATTCTTCTGAGGAAACTGAAACTTAG
- a CDS encoding efflux RND transporter permease subunit: protein MNEIVLIALKRPYTFVVLAILILFFGIQSIFKAPTDVFPNIKIPVISVVWGYQGMLPEDVAGRITYFFERALTSTVEGIKAINSRSYYGSSIINIELQPHTDLAGAEAEVAAISQTVVTSLPPDISPPMIMRLEASSVPVAMLQVTSEKMTPAELYNLAFMRIRSLLVTIPGAIIPQPYGGTPMQLLVSLDKQKLLSRNLSPMDVFKAFNEQSAVLPAGDQKIGKTDWMVMTNAIPIQVEDFNNIPIKRVGNSTFFMRDVASVALGGPPQLNSVLVDGKQSVLIVVMKSGDASTLDVVDGIRKTMPRIKEISPDDVEIKLLNDASIFVKDSIENVVHEMILAAALTGLVVLLFLGSWRATTIIATSIPLSLLSSIIGLHLIGESINVMTLGGLALAVGILVDDATVMIENIDTHIEMGKPLEKAIIDAANEIVIPTFVATLAIVIVWFPLFQLSGVSGWLFKPMAEAVALAMIASFILSRTLVPTMAKYLLTAHHSPEGHGSHSKAAAKHITHTTSKKTNSRFAFITEWIDFLIRFQKGFERNFTEFRERYYILLQKVIADRKRFVKIFLAIATGSLLLFYMNGRDFFPEIKAGTLQMHMRAPLGTRIEVSGRIATLVSEDIKKLLPGKVESVLSNCGLPVGPHNLAFIPTPTIGSQDCDLTISLKDEESPVWDYRQTLRKGLSELYPGTVFTFQPADLTAKILNFGSPSPIDIQINGMDLEKNFEFAQKLQGKLKTIPGAADVVIQQTMSTPTLLVDGNRSLGINVDLPMKSVAENMLLATSGSQQIDQEYWMDRKTGLSYQINIYVPQPQMRRTEDLLTVPVNRGDLQDNSENGIQLLGNVANITPTGTPGLVTHQNLLPLIDVYVSAEGRDLGGVLSDAQKIMDSMKSELPRGAAIEILGQAETMRSAYIELIGGLFVAILLVYLLIVVNFQSWTDPFIIITALPGALAGIAWSLFLTRTYISVPALTGAIMCMGTATANSILVVSYARDRLEVHGDAIRAAIEAGYSRIRPVLMTASAMIIGMVPMSISNSQNAPLGRAVIGGLAVATFATLFFVPCIYAIIYNNRAKIQKESSK from the coding sequence ATGAATGAAATCGTTCTCATTGCTCTAAAAAGACCTTACACCTTCGTGGTCCTCGCTATTCTAATCCTGTTCTTCGGGATACAATCTATTTTCAAAGCTCCTACAGATGTTTTTCCAAACATCAAGATACCGGTCATTTCGGTAGTATGGGGATACCAAGGTATGCTTCCAGAAGATGTTGCGGGAAGGATCACATACTTTTTCGAAAGAGCATTAACCAGTACCGTAGAAGGAATCAAAGCGATTAATAGCAGATCCTATTACGGAAGTAGTATTATCAATATAGAATTGCAACCACATACTGATCTTGCAGGTGCAGAAGCGGAGGTGGCTGCGATTTCGCAGACAGTAGTCACCTCCTTACCCCCGGATATTTCTCCGCCAATGATCATGAGATTGGAGGCATCCTCCGTTCCGGTTGCGATGCTTCAAGTTACTTCAGAGAAGATGACTCCTGCAGAACTTTATAATCTCGCATTCATGAGAATACGTTCTCTACTTGTTACCATCCCAGGCGCAATCATTCCTCAGCCTTACGGTGGAACTCCGATGCAATTATTGGTCTCACTGGATAAGCAAAAACTTTTATCCAGAAACCTTTCGCCTATGGATGTATTCAAGGCTTTTAATGAACAGAGCGCTGTGTTACCAGCAGGAGATCAGAAGATCGGTAAAACAGATTGGATGGTAATGACGAATGCTATTCCAATCCAAGTAGAAGATTTTAATAATATTCCGATCAAGCGTGTAGGCAATAGCACATTCTTTATGAGAGATGTTGCAAGTGTCGCTCTAGGCGGCCCTCCTCAATTGAACTCTGTGCTCGTGGATGGAAAACAATCCGTTTTGATCGTGGTGATGAAAAGTGGTGATGCATCTACCCTGGATGTGGTGGATGGAATTCGTAAGACCATGCCAAGGATTAAAGAAATTTCTCCCGACGATGTGGAGATCAAACTTCTAAATGATGCTTCCATTTTCGTTAAAGATTCCATTGAGAACGTTGTCCATGAAATGATATTAGCTGCTGCCTTAACCGGGTTAGTAGTATTACTTTTCTTAGGTTCTTGGAGAGCAACAACGATTATAGCAACATCTATTCCTCTTTCTCTTTTAAGTTCTATCATAGGCCTTCATTTGATCGGTGAATCTATCAATGTGATGACCTTAGGAGGTCTCGCTCTTGCAGTAGGTATCCTTGTGGATGATGCCACAGTGATGATAGAAAATATCGATACTCATATTGAAATGGGTAAACCATTAGAGAAGGCAATCATAGATGCTGCTAACGAGATAGTAATTCCTACATTCGTGGCAACTCTTGCTATCGTAATTGTTTGGTTCCCTCTTTTCCAATTGAGTGGTGTTTCCGGTTGGTTATTCAAGCCAATGGCAGAAGCGGTGGCACTCGCAATGATCGCCTCCTTTATTCTTTCCAGAACTCTTGTTCCGACTATGGCAAAATATTTGCTAACTGCTCATCACTCTCCAGAAGGTCATGGATCTCATTCCAAGGCAGCTGCAAAACATATTACACATACTACATCTAAGAAAACAAATTCTCGTTTTGCTTTCATTACTGAATGGATCGATTTCCTAATACGTTTTCAAAAAGGATTCGAACGTAACTTCACCGAATTCAGAGAACGTTATTATATTCTTCTACAGAAAGTAATAGCAGATCGTAAAAGATTTGTGAAGATATTCTTAGCGATAGCTACAGGATCCCTTCTTCTATTCTATATGAATGGTAGAGACTTCTTCCCTGAGATCAAGGCTGGAACCTTGCAGATGCATATGCGTGCACCTTTGGGAACCAGGATAGAAGTTTCTGGAAGGATTGCCACTCTGGTCTCGGAAGATATTAAAAAATTACTTCCTGGTAAAGTGGAGAGTGTTCTGAGTAACTGCGGCCTCCCAGTAGGACCTCATAACCTTGCATTTATCCCTACTCCTACGATCGGTTCCCAAGATTGTGATCTAACAATCTCATTAAAGGATGAAGAATCTCCTGTTTGGGATTATAGACAAACTTTGAGAAAAGGATTAAGTGAATTATATCCAGGAACAGTATTCACATTCCAACCAGCAGACTTAACTGCAAAGATCCTGAACTTTGGCTCACCTTCTCCGATTGATATTCAAATCAATGGAATGGATCTAGAGAAAAATTTTGAATTTGCTCAAAAACTTCAGGGCAAACTCAAAACGATCCCGGGTGCCGCAGATGTTGTGATCCAACAAACAATGAGCACACCTACTCTTCTTGTAGATGGAAATAGAAGTTTGGGGATCAATGTTGATCTTCCTATGAAGTCGGTAGCGGAGAATATGTTACTCGCAACTTCAGGTAGTCAGCAGATAGACCAAGAATATTGGATGGATCGTAAAACAGGTCTTTCTTATCAGATCAATATTTATGTTCCTCAGCCTCAGATGAGAAGAACAGAAGATTTACTTACTGTTCCAGTCAATCGCGGAGACTTACAAGATAATTCAGAAAACGGAATACAGCTTTTAGGAAACGTAGCCAATATTACTCCAACAGGGACTCCAGGTTTAGTAACTCACCAAAACCTTTTACCTCTAATCGACGTTTATGTTTCTGCAGAAGGAAGAGACCTTGGAGGAGTGCTAAGTGATGCTCAAAAGATCATGGACTCCATGAAGAGCGAACTTCCAAGAGGAGCAGCAATCGAGATTTTAGGACAGGCGGAGACAATGAGAAGCGCATACATAGAGCTGATTGGCGGACTCTTCGTAGCTATTCTTCTTGTTTATCTTTTGATCGTAGTGAACTTCCAGTCTTGGACTGACCCTTTCATTATCATCACTGCTTTGCCAGGAGCATTAGCAGGAATTGCCTGGTCACTATTCCTAACACGCACATATATCTCGGTGCCTGCTTTAACTGGAGCGATCATGTGTATGGGAACGGCGACTGCAAACTCCATATTAGTAGTTTCTTATGCAAGAGATCGTCTTGAAGTCCACGGAGACGCGATAAGAGCCGCTATCGAAGCAGGATATTCTAGGATCAGACCAGTGCTTATGACTGCTTCCGCGATGATCATAGGAATGGTTCCTATGTCTATAAGTAACTCTCAAAACGCTCCTTTAGGAAGAGCGGTGATCGGAGGATTGGCTGTTGCTACATTCGCTACACTATTCTTCGTTCCTTGTATCTATGCGATCATCTATAACAACCGTGCAAAAATTCAAAAGGAAAGTTCCAAATGA
- a CDS encoding efflux RND transporter periplasmic adaptor subunit — translation MIPTVPKKKLLTLSSISFGVIFLCYIFYQQIHSAEEFRKEALEASIPNVSVVSPAPPNPLETITLPGTVRAWYEAVIYAQVPGYVKMWYKDYGAEVNEGDVLARIKVPALDAEYAQAEADLDSQKAKYKLAAVTADRYLALRSSHAVSEQSISVAVADKNSEEAKLKSAEKNVDKYKARINFKTIVAPFKGVVIQRNINVGDYVNQEGNVDDSKTPSNLFTVADIHRMRLFVSVPGTFAYLLKSGLTAEVTVQQFPNRKFVANFLTLSKGFDLNMRTVIAEFTIDNKDRSLWPGSYAQVTLTAPVKKDLLTIPSSSLVFDENGTQVATVTQDNKVHFKPITVNKIIDSIIEVRDGVSTTDRIVNNPSASLLEGDQVRVVEPRTGYSDMNTSKKEGSKLEPVASK, via the coding sequence ATGATTCCAACAGTACCTAAAAAGAAACTATTAACACTATCTTCAATCTCATTCGGAGTTATATTCCTGTGCTATATATTCTATCAACAAATACATAGCGCAGAAGAATTCCGAAAGGAAGCCTTGGAAGCATCCATCCCAAATGTTTCCGTAGTAAGTCCAGCACCTCCAAATCCTTTGGAAACGATTACATTGCCGGGAACAGTTCGTGCATGGTATGAGGCTGTTATCTATGCTCAGGTCCCAGGTTACGTAAAAATGTGGTATAAAGACTATGGCGCAGAAGTAAACGAAGGAGACGTACTTGCCCGTATCAAGGTTCCTGCTTTGGATGCGGAATATGCCCAAGCAGAAGCAGACCTAGATTCTCAAAAAGCAAAATACAAACTGGCAGCGGTCACCGCTGACAGATATTTAGCATTAAGAAGTTCTCATGCAGTTTCGGAGCAGTCCATTTCTGTTGCAGTAGCTGATAAAAATTCAGAAGAAGCAAAATTGAAATCCGCAGAAAAGAATGTGGATAAGTATAAGGCAAGGATCAATTTCAAAACGATAGTAGCTCCCTTCAAAGGAGTGGTGATCCAAAGAAATATTAACGTAGGAGATTACGTAAACCAGGAAGGAAATGTTGATGATAGTAAAACTCCTTCTAACCTATTTACCGTAGCGGATATTCACAGAATGCGTTTATTCGTTTCTGTTCCAGGAACCTTTGCCTATTTGCTAAAATCTGGGTTAACTGCAGAGGTTACTGTACAACAATTCCCAAATCGAAAATTCGTCGCGAACTTCCTTACACTTTCTAAAGGTTTCGACCTGAACATGAGAACTGTAATTGCAGAATTCACGATCGATAATAAGGACAGATCATTATGGCCAGGTTCTTATGCACAAGTAACTCTAACTGCTCCAGTCAAAAAAGATCTTCTTACAATACCATCCAGCTCATTGGTCTTTGATGAAAATGGAACACAAGTTGCAACTGTAACCCAAGACAATAAGGTACATTTCAAACCGATTACTGTGAACAAGATCATAGATTCTATTATAGAAGTAAGAGATGGAGTTAGCACGACCGACCGAATTGTGAACAACCCTTCTGCTTCTTTATTGGAAGGCGATCAGGTGAGAGTGGTAGAACCAAGAACCGGATATTCCGATATGAACACTTCTAAAAAAGAAGGTTCAAAATTAGAACCAGTAGCATCGAAATGA
- a CDS encoding efflux transporter outer membrane subunit, with the protein MNRSQKIYKTKERNIVFGRWISFLPLAVLLVSCLNGPAFDLAPKYLSPDYVVPDSWSGSGPFVKANPSEGEAIQADWWKLFNDPVLNKLEEQAIAANPDLQAAAERFVQARDAMLKVRSQLIPHLGVGLSGSNNRQSDNRLFRGAGEANQEGTASLGGIASWEPDFWSSIRNSTRAQIYNAQSVAADFALARLSLQAELAADYFTFRGLNAQDTTYRQSIEFYEQSLNLVNERYKGGIAPELDVQRAQYLLSSTQAKRLDIQSKMRVTENAIAILLNRAPTGFKIPPVEEIQVVAFKVPATLPSTLLERRPDIASMERKMAIANRNIGIARAAFFPNVSFSGGGGFEGGVNLVQLSNSFWSYGSTVSLPIFQGGYRRAQLQQAWSAYRETEDNYRSTVLNAFREVENGLTETTYMSEQSQRQDQAVEAASQVQNMTMALYKGGLSNSLELIYAQVNTLDARIDAILVKTELNRASVRLIRALGGGWKNSQLPGDDEIQPFNIFDFSNSKKPDAAGGIDVNAEEDNSQNKNLTAPILDR; encoded by the coding sequence ATGAACCGATCTCAAAAAATATATAAAACAAAAGAGAGAAACATCGTCTTCGGACGATGGATCTCATTTTTACCACTGGCTGTGTTATTGGTTTCTTGTTTGAACGGTCCTGCATTTGATCTTGCTCCTAAATATTTAAGCCCAGACTATGTAGTCCCGGATTCTTGGAGCGGATCAGGTCCCTTTGTAAAAGCAAATCCTTCGGAAGGAGAAGCAATCCAAGCAGATTGGTGGAAACTATTTAATGATCCTGTATTGAACAAATTAGAAGAGCAAGCAATCGCTGCGAATCCGGATTTGCAAGCAGCCGCAGAAAGATTTGTGCAAGCAAGAGATGCGATGCTTAAGGTCCGTTCTCAATTGATCCCTCATTTAGGAGTGGGTTTAAGCGGGTCCAATAATAGGCAATCGGACAATCGATTATTTCGAGGAGCGGGAGAAGCAAATCAAGAAGGAACAGCCTCTTTAGGAGGAATCGCCTCTTGGGAACCTGACTTTTGGTCTTCTATCAGAAACTCTACAAGAGCACAAATTTATAATGCACAGTCAGTCGCGGCAGACTTTGCTTTGGCTCGGTTAAGCTTACAGGCAGAACTCGCTGCTGATTATTTTACATTCAGAGGTTTGAATGCTCAGGACACAACTTACCGTCAATCTATAGAATTTTATGAGCAATCTTTAAATCTTGTAAATGAAAGATATAAAGGTGGTATCGCTCCTGAGTTGGATGTGCAAAGAGCACAGTATCTTTTATCTAGTACCCAAGCAAAACGTTTAGACATTCAATCTAAAATGAGAGTAACTGAGAATGCGATTGCGATCTTACTCAATAGAGCTCCTACAGGATTTAAAATCCCTCCTGTGGAAGAAATTCAAGTTGTTGCGTTTAAAGTACCTGCGACTCTTCCTTCTACCTTATTAGAACGTAGACCTGATATTGCATCCATGGAACGTAAAATGGCAATAGCAAATCGTAATATAGGTATAGCCCGTGCAGCGTTCTTTCCTAATGTTTCCTTTAGTGGGGGCGGAGGATTTGAAGGCGGAGTCAATTTAGTCCAACTCTCAAACAGTTTCTGGTCATATGGATCGACAGTTTCTCTCCCTATCTTTCAAGGTGGATATCGTAGAGCTCAATTGCAACAAGCATGGTCTGCCTACAGAGAAACAGAAGACAATTACCGTTCTACAGTCTTGAATGCTTTCAGAGAAGTAGAGAATGGACTGACAGAAACCACCTACATGTCGGAACAATCCCAAAGGCAGGACCAAGCAGTAGAAGCCGCATCACAAGTGCAGAATATGACAATGGCTTTATATAAAGGAGGTTTGAGCAATAGTTTGGAATTGATCTATGCGCAAGTAAATACTCTTGATGCTAGGATAGATGCTATCTTGGTTAAGACTGAATTAAACAGAGCATCCGTTCGACTGATAAGAGCATTGGGTGGTGGCTGGAAAAACAGTCAATTGCCTGGAGACGATGAGATACAACCATTCAATATATTTGATTTTTCTAACTCTAAAAAACCTGATGCAGCAGGCGGAATAGATGTAAATGCTGAGGAAGACAATTCTCAAAATAAAAATCTAACTGCGCCTATTTTAGATAGATAA
- a CDS encoding Na+/H+ antiporter, whose translation MENILVEYVYLILIILGLVVIANRLGLAYPIVLLIGGLVVSTIPFFRIITITPELVFLIFLPPLLYEAAWQISWKEFWKWRRIIAGFAFPIVIITSCVIALISSSLIPGFTLAIGFLLGGIISPPDSISSVTIMKQTKAPKSVVSIAEGESLLNDASSLIVFRFALAAVITGQFNLQEATFSFVWVVIAGSFIGLAVGLMFYGIHRWLPLTPSIEIVLTFVTPYCMYYLAEHFHVSGVLAVVCGGLLLSSKRQGLLSYASRIQGENVWSSIVFILNGLVFLLIGLQLPSIVNQLGDTSLTNAIVYGLLISFALVAIRIIIALCTSGFTRIMSNFIEVTEVNPGWKIPIVLGWAGIRGVVSLAAALSIPLYTIGETPFPYRNLILFITFIVILTTMIFNGLTLPWLIRKLNVMDFQTPIPVHKQEVMIQKKLATESLHYLEDRNRSGSHKNKHLKNLISRLKTELGYFEEELKGMTGAHRGERREYGDIYLELLQFQRDVLNDLNHDSGFDEEVIRKYHALIDIEEFKTRESD comes from the coding sequence ATGGAAAATATCCTAGTTGAATACGTTTATTTAATTTTGATCATCCTTGGATTAGTTGTGATTGCAAATCGACTTGGACTTGCTTATCCGATTGTTCTTTTGATCGGAGGGCTTGTTGTAAGTACAATTCCATTCTTCCGAATTATTACAATCACACCAGAACTTGTTTTTCTAATATTCCTTCCTCCTTTATTGTATGAGGCCGCTTGGCAGATTTCTTGGAAAGAATTTTGGAAATGGAGAAGGATCATTGCAGGTTTTGCATTTCCAATTGTTATCATCACTTCTTGCGTAATTGCGTTGATCTCGAGTTCCTTAATTCCTGGATTTACATTAGCGATCGGATTTTTATTAGGAGGAATTATCTCTCCTCCTGATTCTATTTCTTCCGTTACTATCATGAAACAGACAAAAGCTCCTAAGTCTGTAGTAAGCATCGCAGAAGGAGAAAGTTTGCTGAATGATGCTTCTTCTTTGATCGTTTTCAGGTTCGCTTTGGCTGCAGTGATTACAGGGCAGTTTAATCTCCAAGAAGCAACTTTTAGTTTCGTTTGGGTTGTGATTGCTGGCTCATTCATTGGTTTGGCAGTGGGTCTTATGTTTTATGGGATCCATCGTTGGCTTCCTCTTACTCCAAGTATAGAGATCGTTTTAACTTTTGTGACTCCGTATTGTATGTATTATTTGGCGGAACATTTTCATGTTTCTGGAGTTCTTGCTGTTGTATGCGGAGGACTTCTTTTATCTAGCAAACGCCAAGGCCTCTTGAGTTATGCAAGTCGTATCCAAGGTGAGAATGTTTGGAGTAGTATTGTATTTATTTTGAATGGACTTGTATTCTTGCTAATTGGTTTGCAGTTACCTTCTATAGTAAACCAGCTAGGGGATACAAGTTTAACAAATGCAATTGTCTATGGACTCTTGATCTCATTTGCTTTGGTTGCAATTAGGATCATCATTGCATTGTGTACTTCCGGTTTCACTCGAATCATGAGTAATTTTATAGAAGTTACAGAAGTGAATCCAGGATGGAAAATTCCGATCGTACTGGGTTGGGCAGGGATCAGAGGAGTTGTTTCCCTAGCTGCTGCTCTTTCTATTCCATTATATACAATTGGAGAAACTCCATTTCCATATCGGAACTTGATCTTATTTATAACATTCATAGTGATCTTAACTACTATGATTTTTAATGGACTAACCCTTCCTTGGCTCATTCGGAAATTGAATGTAATGGATTTCCAAACTCCTATTCCTGTTCATAAACAAGAAGTAATGATCCAAAAGAAATTAGCAACAGAGTCACTTCATTATTTAGAAGATAGGAATCGATCCGGTTCCCACAAGAATAAACATCTCAAAAATCTAATTTCTCGTTTGAAAACTGAATTAGGATATTTCGAAGAGGAATTGAAAGGAATGACAGGAGCTCATAGGGGAGAAAGGAGAGAGTATGGAGATATATATTTGGAACTACTTCAATTCCAGAGAGATGTTTTGAACGATCTAAATCATGATTCAGGATTCGATGAAGAAGTGATACGTAAATACCATGCACTTATAGATATAGAAGAATTTAAAACCAGAGAAAGTGACTGA
- a CDS encoding phospholipase, whose protein sequence is MLTSLAYQKYFGVLKFKYYSSLICITALSFFATPAEAWWNHFLFNRPALEAMPELVSAPKVKVESLEDFLLKEQDKLIPLMSDMEKEANLHYDKSAPLPESLVFKGGDRKNIRNHFLRALRLNTGTPLGYFLQTLPGNPIPAKKSNPLTVSIYGERDLKQDYEFYDIRIGELVSPLEVLATASDEPDFGLDLNLFEDNGESFGKEYGFGIQSFGDSKIYYATQVPFHIGYYHESPIIFAAAGFLTRTYPEYRIHQFMTLSRYAFETGHTYWGYRFLGWGMHYVVDLTQPYHARVLPNFGTISMLWINLKAILGFETAKNEAIDRIASRHTTIEKYHFSTLRNAYRNKDLTHPFIVSVKQTDMDNNFGKYDNSYIVDVVSKQSYDISDRIDTLIDESNLLNGFSEGKLLPEINQQSLEELDSTITGHMKSVGSHIRNYVRSGLK, encoded by the coding sequence GTGTTGACTTCTCTTGCTTATCAAAAATACTTTGGTGTGCTCAAATTCAAATATTATTCTAGTTTAATCTGTATTACCGCTCTTAGTTTCTTTGCTACACCTGCAGAAGCATGGTGGAATCACTTTCTATTCAACCGACCTGCACTCGAAGCTATGCCAGAGTTAGTATCTGCACCTAAGGTAAAAGTAGAATCGTTAGAAGACTTCTTACTTAAAGAACAAGACAAACTTATCCCCTTAATGAGTGATATGGAGAAGGAAGCAAATCTACACTACGATAAGAGTGCACCCCTTCCGGAATCACTTGTATTCAAAGGTGGAGATAGAAAAAACATCCGCAATCATTTCTTAAGAGCTCTTAGGCTGAATACCGGAACACCGTTAGGTTATTTCCTGCAAACTCTCCCAGGAAATCCTATTCCTGCAAAAAAATCGAATCCGCTGACTGTAAGCATTTATGGAGAGAGAGATCTAAAACAAGATTACGAATTTTATGATATTCGAATAGGAGAACTTGTAAGCCCCCTTGAAGTACTCGCTACAGCGAGCGATGAGCCTGATTTTGGGTTGGACTTAAATTTATTTGAAGATAATGGAGAAAGTTTTGGAAAAGAATACGGTTTTGGAATACAATCTTTTGGAGATTCCAAGATCTATTATGCAACGCAAGTTCCATTTCATATAGGCTATTATCATGAATCTCCAATTATTTTTGCAGCGGCAGGATTTTTGACCCGCACCTATCCTGAATACAGAATACATCAGTTTATGACACTCTCTCGTTATGCCTTTGAGACTGGACATACTTATTGGGGTTATCGTTTTTTAGGCTGGGGAATGCATTATGTTGTGGATTTGACCCAACCATATCACGCGAGAGTTCTTCCAAATTTTGGGACAATTAGTATGCTTTGGATCAATCTAAAGGCAATTCTTGGATTTGAAACTGCTAAAAATGAAGCGATCGACAGAATCGCAAGCAGACATACAACTATCGAAAAATATCATTTTAGTACATTAAGAAATGCTTATCGTAATAAAGATCTAACTCATCCCTTTATTGTAAGTGTAAAACAAACCGATATGGATAATAACTTCGGTAAATATGATAATTCCTATATTGTGGACGTTGTATCAAAGCAAAGTTACGATATCTCAGATCGAATTGATACTTTGATAGATGAATCAAATCTACTGAACGGCTTTTCAGAAGGTAAATTACTTCCAGAGATCAACCAACAGTCTTTAGAGGAATTAGATTCCACAATTACAGGTCATATGAAAAGTGTTGGCTCTCATATCCGTAATTACGTGAGAAGCGGTCTGAAATAA